A single genomic interval of Primulina huaijiensis isolate GDHJ02 chromosome 7, ASM1229523v2, whole genome shotgun sequence harbors:
- the LOC140980995 gene encoding coilin-like isoform X3: MEETKRIRLVFKDDDILSEPQMLEGLNRSWVLLKSRQHVTVSDVASHLLHAFQLHRSCPHGLLLSMSGFALPSFESTSLLNDNEIIRVRKRREILSIEGNDTANAAVELRALEKQPAPNGTLLLASEEFEKEKGGYESDDTEVESDEEDENVLEDMEGPSGGNADPRNRKRKASEKLQDSKWKKQRAKASQIVANNVHTGKIENSHQGGVLTVQKILSQKEKKTGSDSKDNMESNEESPDPLDKSDLPMAGMKRNDEVQKIDKAIDDAKISLKETKKVPSRSARRKYAKRRWMREMANIQKKNAVCESEGLRNWKEDQAKAERKKVDGQSKGLQKWKKYQAHSERNMVDGQPKGLLYWNQSPQNSPLSGKKWQRNRTRWLREHPNQNNDSDVNEHITQISGDVHEQPTHNNDDAHEQPTHNDEDAHELPIRNGDTTNQAIQESDEEHEVVPIVIRPGHIRFEPFEKGCNLIFSQETIQWNGITSKKKGQKWGLANSPLTSRNGYKNTEEDNSKAFANEKREQPVGEIDFEKLLTLPGMPKEGDLLAYRILELSSTWTPELSAYRVGEVSFYNTESNQTKLLPVSDYPIVSKKADEDGAEPLDNSIYKDDGSLEIDFSSLVDVRVIKDGSSGPGNVDASLVSEGPLDNKNASKPVSSCHINTQTVISSTETRELNQSEETVPPTAETGGLDVWDQITEALDAKKEELSQESSWGKNPKKLQLVERTSFVKNAKKVQPSQGNRWMKNVMTVHPSVENIPEKQSPARKSWSYKALRGSALGPTIDILRSRKEI, encoded by the exons ATGGAGGAAACCAAGAGAATCCGACTGGTTTTCAAAGATGATGACATATTGAGCGAACCCCAGATGTTAGAGGGCTTGAATCGGAGCTGGGTACTGTTAAAATCCCGCCAACACGTCACTGTTTCCGATGTTGCCTCACATCTGCTCCACGCTTTCCAGCTCCACCGATCTTGCCCTCATGGCCTTCTCCTCTCG ATGTCTGGCTTTGCGTTGCCATCGTTTGAATCAACTTCCCTTTTGAATGATAATGAAATTATCAG AGTCAGGAAGAGGAGAGAAATTTTATCCATAGAGGGAAACGATACCGCCAATGCAGCTGTGGAACTGAGAGCCTTGGAGAAGCAACCTGCACCCAATGGTACCTTGCTTTTGGCTAGTGAGGAATTTGAGAAAGAAAAAGGAGGTTATGAGAGTGATGACACTGAAGTggaatctgacgaggaagatgAAAATGTGTTGGAAGATATGGAAGGTCCTTCTGGTGGAAATGCTGATCCAAGAAATCGAAAAAGAAAAGCATCAGAGAAACTCCAAGACTCTAA GTGGAAGAAACAAAGAGCTAAGGCCTCTCAGATTGTTGCTAACAATGTCCACACAGGAAAAATCGAAAATTCTCATCAGGGAGGAGTCCTTACAGTGCAGAAAATCCTTTCTCAAAAGGAGAAAAAAACTGGTTCTGATTCCAAAGATAACATGGAAAGCAATGAAGAAAGTCCTGACCCACTTGACAAGAGTGATTTGCCTATGGCTGGCATGAAGCG AAATGACGAAGTTCAAAAGATTGACAAAGCAATTGATGATGCCAAAATTTCCTTGAAGGAAACTAAAAAG GTTCCAAGTAGAAGTGCCAGGCGGAAATATGCGAAGAGGCGTTGGATGCGGGAAATGGCAAATATACAGAAGAAAAATGCAGTCTGTGAATCAGAGGGACTT CGAAATTGGAAAGAGGACCAAGCTAAAGCTGAAAGGAAAAAGGTGGATGGTCAATCAAAAGGACTT CAAAAGTGGAAAAAATACCAAGCGCACTCTGAAAGAAATATGGTGGATGGCCAACCTAAGGGACTG CTATATTGGAATCAATCCCCTCAAAATAGTCCTCTTAGTGGCAAAAAATGGCAACGAAATCGAACTAGGTGGCTTCGTGAACATCCAAATCAAAATAATGATAGTGATGTAAATGAGCACATCACTCAGATCAGTGGTGATGTACACGAGCAGCCAACTCATAATAATGATGATGCACATGAACAGCCAACACATAATGATGAAGATGCCCATGAACTGCCAATTCGAAATGGAGACACAACCAATCAGGCAATTCAGGAAAGCGATGAGGAGCATGAAGTTGTTCCCATTGTAATAAGGCCAGGACACATCCGCTTTGAACCTTTTGAAAAAGGTTGCAATCT GATTTTCTCTCAGGAAACCATCCAGTGGAATGGGATTACTAGCAAGAAGAAGGGCCAAAAATGGGGATTGGCCAATTCTCCTCTTACTTCACGAAATGGCTATAAAAATACAGAGGAAGACAATTCCAAAGCATTCGCGAATGAAAAAAGGGAACAGCCGGTAGGAGAAATCGACTTTGAGAAGCTTCTGACTCTTCCTGGCATGCCTAAG GAAGGTGACCTCCTTGCTTATCGTATTCTGGAGTTATCTTCAACCTGGACCCCAGAGCTTTCAGCTTATCGA GTTGGAGAAGTATCTTTTTACAATACTGAATCCAATCAGACAAAATTGCTTCCAGTGTCAGATTATCCAATTGTTTCCAAGAAGGCAGATGAGGATGGAGCTGAACCACTAGATAACTCTATTTATAAAGATGATGGTTCGTTGGAG ATTGATTTTTCGTCGCTTGTTGATGTCCGCGTCATCAAGGATGGAAGTTCAGGTCCAGGAAATGTGGATGCTAGTTTGGTGAGTGAGGGTCCTCTAGACAACAAAAATGCTTCAAAACCAGTGTCATCTTGCCACATCAATACACAAACAGTGATATCCAGTACAG AGACTAGGGAACTAAACCAGAGTGAAGAAACAGTACCCCCTACTGCAG AAACTGGGGGGTTGGACGTTTGGGACCAAATCACTGAGGCCCTAGATGCCAAAAAGGAAGAACTATCTCAAGAAAGTAGTTGGGGCAAAAATCCCAAGAAGCTTCAACTAGTTGAGAGAACTAGTTTTGTAAAGAATGCTAAAAAGGTACAACCATCACAAGGAAATAGATGGATGAAGAATGTCATGACGGTACATCCGTCGGTGGAAAACATTCCTGAGAAACAGAGTCCAGCTCGTAAATCATGGTCCTATAAAGCTTTGAGAGGAAGTGCGCTCGGCCCAACAATAGATATCCTAAGATCGCGAAAGGAGATATGA
- the LOC140980995 gene encoding coilin-like isoform X2 produces MEETKRIRLVFKDDDILSEPQMLEGLNRSWVLLKSRQHVTVSDVASHLLHAFQLHRSCPHGLLLSMSGFALPSFESTSLLNDNEIIRVRKRREILSIEGNDTANAAVELRALEKQPAPNGTLLLASEEFEKEKGGYESDDTEVESDEEDENVLEDMEGPSGGNADPRNRKRKASEKLQDSKWKKQRAKASQIVANNVHTGKIENSHQGGVLTVQKILSQKEKKTGSDSKDNMESNEESPDPLDKSDLPMAGMKRNDEVQKIDKAIDDAKISLKETKKVPSRSARRKYAKRRWMREMANIQKKNAVCESEGLRNWKEDQAKAERKKVDGQSKGLQKWKKYQAHSERNMVDGQPKGLLYWNQSPQNSPLSGKKWQRNRTRWLREHPNQNNDSDVNEHITQISGDVHEQPTHNNDDAHEQPTHNDEDAHELPIRNGDTTNQAIQESDEEHEVVPIVIRPGHIRFEPFEKEQDVQPNHVTLETIQWNGITSKKKGQKWGLANSPLTSRNGYKNTEEDNSKAFANEKREQPVGEIDFEKLLTLPGMPKEGDLLAYRILELSSTWTPELSAYRVGEVSFYNTESNQTKLLPVSDYPIVSKKADEDGAEPLDNSIYKDDGSLEIDFSSLVDVRVIKDGSSGPGNVDASLVSEGPLDNKNASKPVSSCHINTQTVISSTETRELNQSEETVPPTAETGGLDVWDQITEALDAKKEELSQESSWGKNPKKLQLVERTSFVKNAKKVQPSQGNRWMKNVMTVHPSVENIPEKQSPARKSWSYKALRGSALGPTIDILRSRKEI; encoded by the exons ATGGAGGAAACCAAGAGAATCCGACTGGTTTTCAAAGATGATGACATATTGAGCGAACCCCAGATGTTAGAGGGCTTGAATCGGAGCTGGGTACTGTTAAAATCCCGCCAACACGTCACTGTTTCCGATGTTGCCTCACATCTGCTCCACGCTTTCCAGCTCCACCGATCTTGCCCTCATGGCCTTCTCCTCTCG ATGTCTGGCTTTGCGTTGCCATCGTTTGAATCAACTTCCCTTTTGAATGATAATGAAATTATCAG AGTCAGGAAGAGGAGAGAAATTTTATCCATAGAGGGAAACGATACCGCCAATGCAGCTGTGGAACTGAGAGCCTTGGAGAAGCAACCTGCACCCAATGGTACCTTGCTTTTGGCTAGTGAGGAATTTGAGAAAGAAAAAGGAGGTTATGAGAGTGATGACACTGAAGTggaatctgacgaggaagatgAAAATGTGTTGGAAGATATGGAAGGTCCTTCTGGTGGAAATGCTGATCCAAGAAATCGAAAAAGAAAAGCATCAGAGAAACTCCAAGACTCTAA GTGGAAGAAACAAAGAGCTAAGGCCTCTCAGATTGTTGCTAACAATGTCCACACAGGAAAAATCGAAAATTCTCATCAGGGAGGAGTCCTTACAGTGCAGAAAATCCTTTCTCAAAAGGAGAAAAAAACTGGTTCTGATTCCAAAGATAACATGGAAAGCAATGAAGAAAGTCCTGACCCACTTGACAAGAGTGATTTGCCTATGGCTGGCATGAAGCG AAATGACGAAGTTCAAAAGATTGACAAAGCAATTGATGATGCCAAAATTTCCTTGAAGGAAACTAAAAAG GTTCCAAGTAGAAGTGCCAGGCGGAAATATGCGAAGAGGCGTTGGATGCGGGAAATGGCAAATATACAGAAGAAAAATGCAGTCTGTGAATCAGAGGGACTT CGAAATTGGAAAGAGGACCAAGCTAAAGCTGAAAGGAAAAAGGTGGATGGTCAATCAAAAGGACTT CAAAAGTGGAAAAAATACCAAGCGCACTCTGAAAGAAATATGGTGGATGGCCAACCTAAGGGACTG CTATATTGGAATCAATCCCCTCAAAATAGTCCTCTTAGTGGCAAAAAATGGCAACGAAATCGAACTAGGTGGCTTCGTGAACATCCAAATCAAAATAATGATAGTGATGTAAATGAGCACATCACTCAGATCAGTGGTGATGTACACGAGCAGCCAACTCATAATAATGATGATGCACATGAACAGCCAACACATAATGATGAAGATGCCCATGAACTGCCAATTCGAAATGGAGACACAACCAATCAGGCAATTCAGGAAAGCGATGAGGAGCATGAAGTTGTTCCCATTGTAATAAGGCCAGGACACATCCGCTTTGAACCTTTTGAAAAAG AACAAGATGTCCAGCCAAATCACGTTACTTTG GAAACCATCCAGTGGAATGGGATTACTAGCAAGAAGAAGGGCCAAAAATGGGGATTGGCCAATTCTCCTCTTACTTCACGAAATGGCTATAAAAATACAGAGGAAGACAATTCCAAAGCATTCGCGAATGAAAAAAGGGAACAGCCGGTAGGAGAAATCGACTTTGAGAAGCTTCTGACTCTTCCTGGCATGCCTAAG GAAGGTGACCTCCTTGCTTATCGTATTCTGGAGTTATCTTCAACCTGGACCCCAGAGCTTTCAGCTTATCGA GTTGGAGAAGTATCTTTTTACAATACTGAATCCAATCAGACAAAATTGCTTCCAGTGTCAGATTATCCAATTGTTTCCAAGAAGGCAGATGAGGATGGAGCTGAACCACTAGATAACTCTATTTATAAAGATGATGGTTCGTTGGAG ATTGATTTTTCGTCGCTTGTTGATGTCCGCGTCATCAAGGATGGAAGTTCAGGTCCAGGAAATGTGGATGCTAGTTTGGTGAGTGAGGGTCCTCTAGACAACAAAAATGCTTCAAAACCAGTGTCATCTTGCCACATCAATACACAAACAGTGATATCCAGTACAG AGACTAGGGAACTAAACCAGAGTGAAGAAACAGTACCCCCTACTGCAG AAACTGGGGGGTTGGACGTTTGGGACCAAATCACTGAGGCCCTAGATGCCAAAAAGGAAGAACTATCTCAAGAAAGTAGTTGGGGCAAAAATCCCAAGAAGCTTCAACTAGTTGAGAGAACTAGTTTTGTAAAGAATGCTAAAAAGGTACAACCATCACAAGGAAATAGATGGATGAAGAATGTCATGACGGTACATCCGTCGGTGGAAAACATTCCTGAGAAACAGAGTCCAGCTCGTAAATCATGGTCCTATAAAGCTTTGAGAGGAAGTGCGCTCGGCCCAACAATAGATATCCTAAGATCGCGAAAGGAGATATGA
- the LOC140980995 gene encoding coilin-like isoform X4: MEETKRIRLVFKDDDILSEPQMLEGLNRSWVLLKSRQHVTVSDVASHLLHAFQLHRSCPHGLLLSMSGFALPSFESTSLLNDNEIIRVRKRREILSIEGNDTANAAVELRALEKQPAPNGTLLLASEEFEKEKGGYESDDTEVESDEEDENVLEDMEGPSGGNADPRNRKRKASEKLQDSKWKKQRAKASQIVANNVHTGKIENSHQGGVLTVQKILSQKEKKTGSDSKDNMESNEESPDPLDKSDLPMAGMKRNDEVQKIDKAIDDAKISLKETKKVPSRSARRKYAKRRWMREMANIQKKNAVCESEGLRNWKEDQAKAERKKVDGQSKGLQKWKKYQAHSERNMVDGQPKGLLYWNQSPQNSPLSGKKWQRNRTRWLREHPNQNNDSDVNEHITQISGDVHEQPTHNNDDAHEQPTHNDEDAHELPIRNGDTTNQAIQESDEEHEVVPIVIRPGHIRFEPFEKAEQDVQPNHVTLETIQWNGITSKKKGQKWGLANSPLTSRNGYKNTEEDNSKAFANEKREQPVGEIDFEKLLTLPGMPKEGDLLAYRILELSSTWTPELSAYRVGEVSFYNTESNQTKLLPVSDYPIVSKKADEDGAEPLDNSIYKDDGSLEIDFSSLVDVRVIKDGSSGPGNVDASLVSEGPLDNKNASKPVSSCHINTQTVISSTETGGLDVWDQITEALDAKKEELSQESSWGKNPKKLQLVERTSFVKNAKKVQPSQGNRWMKNVMTVHPSVENIPEKQSPARKSWSYKALRGSALGPTIDILRSRKEI, translated from the exons ATGGAGGAAACCAAGAGAATCCGACTGGTTTTCAAAGATGATGACATATTGAGCGAACCCCAGATGTTAGAGGGCTTGAATCGGAGCTGGGTACTGTTAAAATCCCGCCAACACGTCACTGTTTCCGATGTTGCCTCACATCTGCTCCACGCTTTCCAGCTCCACCGATCTTGCCCTCATGGCCTTCTCCTCTCG ATGTCTGGCTTTGCGTTGCCATCGTTTGAATCAACTTCCCTTTTGAATGATAATGAAATTATCAG AGTCAGGAAGAGGAGAGAAATTTTATCCATAGAGGGAAACGATACCGCCAATGCAGCTGTGGAACTGAGAGCCTTGGAGAAGCAACCTGCACCCAATGGTACCTTGCTTTTGGCTAGTGAGGAATTTGAGAAAGAAAAAGGAGGTTATGAGAGTGATGACACTGAAGTggaatctgacgaggaagatgAAAATGTGTTGGAAGATATGGAAGGTCCTTCTGGTGGAAATGCTGATCCAAGAAATCGAAAAAGAAAAGCATCAGAGAAACTCCAAGACTCTAA GTGGAAGAAACAAAGAGCTAAGGCCTCTCAGATTGTTGCTAACAATGTCCACACAGGAAAAATCGAAAATTCTCATCAGGGAGGAGTCCTTACAGTGCAGAAAATCCTTTCTCAAAAGGAGAAAAAAACTGGTTCTGATTCCAAAGATAACATGGAAAGCAATGAAGAAAGTCCTGACCCACTTGACAAGAGTGATTTGCCTATGGCTGGCATGAAGCG AAATGACGAAGTTCAAAAGATTGACAAAGCAATTGATGATGCCAAAATTTCCTTGAAGGAAACTAAAAAG GTTCCAAGTAGAAGTGCCAGGCGGAAATATGCGAAGAGGCGTTGGATGCGGGAAATGGCAAATATACAGAAGAAAAATGCAGTCTGTGAATCAGAGGGACTT CGAAATTGGAAAGAGGACCAAGCTAAAGCTGAAAGGAAAAAGGTGGATGGTCAATCAAAAGGACTT CAAAAGTGGAAAAAATACCAAGCGCACTCTGAAAGAAATATGGTGGATGGCCAACCTAAGGGACTG CTATATTGGAATCAATCCCCTCAAAATAGTCCTCTTAGTGGCAAAAAATGGCAACGAAATCGAACTAGGTGGCTTCGTGAACATCCAAATCAAAATAATGATAGTGATGTAAATGAGCACATCACTCAGATCAGTGGTGATGTACACGAGCAGCCAACTCATAATAATGATGATGCACATGAACAGCCAACACATAATGATGAAGATGCCCATGAACTGCCAATTCGAAATGGAGACACAACCAATCAGGCAATTCAGGAAAGCGATGAGGAGCATGAAGTTGTTCCCATTGTAATAAGGCCAGGACACATCCGCTTTGAACCTTTTGAAAAAG cagAACAAGATGTCCAGCCAAATCACGTTACTTTG GAAACCATCCAGTGGAATGGGATTACTAGCAAGAAGAAGGGCCAAAAATGGGGATTGGCCAATTCTCCTCTTACTTCACGAAATGGCTATAAAAATACAGAGGAAGACAATTCCAAAGCATTCGCGAATGAAAAAAGGGAACAGCCGGTAGGAGAAATCGACTTTGAGAAGCTTCTGACTCTTCCTGGCATGCCTAAG GAAGGTGACCTCCTTGCTTATCGTATTCTGGAGTTATCTTCAACCTGGACCCCAGAGCTTTCAGCTTATCGA GTTGGAGAAGTATCTTTTTACAATACTGAATCCAATCAGACAAAATTGCTTCCAGTGTCAGATTATCCAATTGTTTCCAAGAAGGCAGATGAGGATGGAGCTGAACCACTAGATAACTCTATTTATAAAGATGATGGTTCGTTGGAG ATTGATTTTTCGTCGCTTGTTGATGTCCGCGTCATCAAGGATGGAAGTTCAGGTCCAGGAAATGTGGATGCTAGTTTGGTGAGTGAGGGTCCTCTAGACAACAAAAATGCTTCAAAACCAGTGTCATCTTGCCACATCAATACACAAACAGTGATATCCAGTACAG AAACTGGGGGGTTGGACGTTTGGGACCAAATCACTGAGGCCCTAGATGCCAAAAAGGAAGAACTATCTCAAGAAAGTAGTTGGGGCAAAAATCCCAAGAAGCTTCAACTAGTTGAGAGAACTAGTTTTGTAAAGAATGCTAAAAAGGTACAACCATCACAAGGAAATAGATGGATGAAGAATGTCATGACGGTACATCCGTCGGTGGAAAACATTCCTGAGAAACAGAGTCCAGCTCGTAAATCATGGTCCTATAAAGCTTTGAGAGGAAGTGCGCTCGGCCCAACAATAGATATCCTAAGATCGCGAAAGGAGATATGA
- the LOC140980995 gene encoding coilin-like isoform X1: protein MEETKRIRLVFKDDDILSEPQMLEGLNRSWVLLKSRQHVTVSDVASHLLHAFQLHRSCPHGLLLSMSGFALPSFESTSLLNDNEIIRVRKRREILSIEGNDTANAAVELRALEKQPAPNGTLLLASEEFEKEKGGYESDDTEVESDEEDENVLEDMEGPSGGNADPRNRKRKASEKLQDSKWKKQRAKASQIVANNVHTGKIENSHQGGVLTVQKILSQKEKKTGSDSKDNMESNEESPDPLDKSDLPMAGMKRNDEVQKIDKAIDDAKISLKETKKVPSRSARRKYAKRRWMREMANIQKKNAVCESEGLRNWKEDQAKAERKKVDGQSKGLQKWKKYQAHSERNMVDGQPKGLLYWNQSPQNSPLSGKKWQRNRTRWLREHPNQNNDSDVNEHITQISGDVHEQPTHNNDDAHEQPTHNDEDAHELPIRNGDTTNQAIQESDEEHEVVPIVIRPGHIRFEPFEKAEQDVQPNHVTLETIQWNGITSKKKGQKWGLANSPLTSRNGYKNTEEDNSKAFANEKREQPVGEIDFEKLLTLPGMPKEGDLLAYRILELSSTWTPELSAYRVGEVSFYNTESNQTKLLPVSDYPIVSKKADEDGAEPLDNSIYKDDGSLEIDFSSLVDVRVIKDGSSGPGNVDASLVSEGPLDNKNASKPVSSCHINTQTVISSTETRELNQSEETVPPTAETGGLDVWDQITEALDAKKEELSQESSWGKNPKKLQLVERTSFVKNAKKVQPSQGNRWMKNVMTVHPSVENIPEKQSPARKSWSYKALRGSALGPTIDILRSRKEI from the exons ATGGAGGAAACCAAGAGAATCCGACTGGTTTTCAAAGATGATGACATATTGAGCGAACCCCAGATGTTAGAGGGCTTGAATCGGAGCTGGGTACTGTTAAAATCCCGCCAACACGTCACTGTTTCCGATGTTGCCTCACATCTGCTCCACGCTTTCCAGCTCCACCGATCTTGCCCTCATGGCCTTCTCCTCTCG ATGTCTGGCTTTGCGTTGCCATCGTTTGAATCAACTTCCCTTTTGAATGATAATGAAATTATCAG AGTCAGGAAGAGGAGAGAAATTTTATCCATAGAGGGAAACGATACCGCCAATGCAGCTGTGGAACTGAGAGCCTTGGAGAAGCAACCTGCACCCAATGGTACCTTGCTTTTGGCTAGTGAGGAATTTGAGAAAGAAAAAGGAGGTTATGAGAGTGATGACACTGAAGTggaatctgacgaggaagatgAAAATGTGTTGGAAGATATGGAAGGTCCTTCTGGTGGAAATGCTGATCCAAGAAATCGAAAAAGAAAAGCATCAGAGAAACTCCAAGACTCTAA GTGGAAGAAACAAAGAGCTAAGGCCTCTCAGATTGTTGCTAACAATGTCCACACAGGAAAAATCGAAAATTCTCATCAGGGAGGAGTCCTTACAGTGCAGAAAATCCTTTCTCAAAAGGAGAAAAAAACTGGTTCTGATTCCAAAGATAACATGGAAAGCAATGAAGAAAGTCCTGACCCACTTGACAAGAGTGATTTGCCTATGGCTGGCATGAAGCG AAATGACGAAGTTCAAAAGATTGACAAAGCAATTGATGATGCCAAAATTTCCTTGAAGGAAACTAAAAAG GTTCCAAGTAGAAGTGCCAGGCGGAAATATGCGAAGAGGCGTTGGATGCGGGAAATGGCAAATATACAGAAGAAAAATGCAGTCTGTGAATCAGAGGGACTT CGAAATTGGAAAGAGGACCAAGCTAAAGCTGAAAGGAAAAAGGTGGATGGTCAATCAAAAGGACTT CAAAAGTGGAAAAAATACCAAGCGCACTCTGAAAGAAATATGGTGGATGGCCAACCTAAGGGACTG CTATATTGGAATCAATCCCCTCAAAATAGTCCTCTTAGTGGCAAAAAATGGCAACGAAATCGAACTAGGTGGCTTCGTGAACATCCAAATCAAAATAATGATAGTGATGTAAATGAGCACATCACTCAGATCAGTGGTGATGTACACGAGCAGCCAACTCATAATAATGATGATGCACATGAACAGCCAACACATAATGATGAAGATGCCCATGAACTGCCAATTCGAAATGGAGACACAACCAATCAGGCAATTCAGGAAAGCGATGAGGAGCATGAAGTTGTTCCCATTGTAATAAGGCCAGGACACATCCGCTTTGAACCTTTTGAAAAAG cagAACAAGATGTCCAGCCAAATCACGTTACTTTG GAAACCATCCAGTGGAATGGGATTACTAGCAAGAAGAAGGGCCAAAAATGGGGATTGGCCAATTCTCCTCTTACTTCACGAAATGGCTATAAAAATACAGAGGAAGACAATTCCAAAGCATTCGCGAATGAAAAAAGGGAACAGCCGGTAGGAGAAATCGACTTTGAGAAGCTTCTGACTCTTCCTGGCATGCCTAAG GAAGGTGACCTCCTTGCTTATCGTATTCTGGAGTTATCTTCAACCTGGACCCCAGAGCTTTCAGCTTATCGA GTTGGAGAAGTATCTTTTTACAATACTGAATCCAATCAGACAAAATTGCTTCCAGTGTCAGATTATCCAATTGTTTCCAAGAAGGCAGATGAGGATGGAGCTGAACCACTAGATAACTCTATTTATAAAGATGATGGTTCGTTGGAG ATTGATTTTTCGTCGCTTGTTGATGTCCGCGTCATCAAGGATGGAAGTTCAGGTCCAGGAAATGTGGATGCTAGTTTGGTGAGTGAGGGTCCTCTAGACAACAAAAATGCTTCAAAACCAGTGTCATCTTGCCACATCAATACACAAACAGTGATATCCAGTACAG AGACTAGGGAACTAAACCAGAGTGAAGAAACAGTACCCCCTACTGCAG AAACTGGGGGGTTGGACGTTTGGGACCAAATCACTGAGGCCCTAGATGCCAAAAAGGAAGAACTATCTCAAGAAAGTAGTTGGGGCAAAAATCCCAAGAAGCTTCAACTAGTTGAGAGAACTAGTTTTGTAAAGAATGCTAAAAAGGTACAACCATCACAAGGAAATAGATGGATGAAGAATGTCATGACGGTACATCCGTCGGTGGAAAACATTCCTGAGAAACAGAGTCCAGCTCGTAAATCATGGTCCTATAAAGCTTTGAGAGGAAGTGCGCTCGGCCCAACAATAGATATCCTAAGATCGCGAAAGGAGATATGA
- the LOC140980134 gene encoding uncharacterized protein, giving the protein MIHALAKRSAAPLYCCPSGILNSASSQLRQWRGIRVKVLNNNLDQALQVLQRKMQSSGIERLIKNEQVRHIKNSEKRVLAKKNLERKIRGQDLARKLKAILVQKVRGL; this is encoded by the exons ATGATTCACGCATTGGCGAAGCGATCAGCGGCGCCTCTCTACTGTTGTCCGAGCGGAATTCTGAATTCGGCGAGTTCGCAGCTGCGACAATGGAGGGGTATCCGAGTTAAAGTGCTCAACAACAATTTGGATCAAGCCTTACAGGTGCTGCAGCGGAAGATGCAGTCTAGTGGGATCGAACGGCTAATAAAGAACGAGCAAGTACGCCACATCAAGAATTCCGAGAAGCGTGTTCTGGCTAAGAAGAATCTGGAGCGCAAGATTCGTGGACAGGACCTCGCTCGCAAGCTCAAAGCGATTCTCGTTCAAAAAGTCAG GGGTCTTTAA